A region of the Stigmatopora nigra isolate UIUO_SnigA chromosome 10, RoL_Snig_1.1, whole genome shotgun sequence genome:
agaattaaaaaatagagaGGAAAATACCCATGACAATATGTTATGTCCTAATTATATTCAGGACTAGGGTTACAAAAGATCAGAGTGGAGTAACTTTCCCATCTTGCATTTCTGTAAGAATTTATTCAGTCTCCTTGACTGCTTTCTTGTTATGGCCACCTTGcttttttacaaataaacaaaatgcaCAGAAGAAAATTATGCAGCACCAGCCAAAGTACAGCTTCATTGCTgcttcttgtaaaaaaaaaaaaaactcatgtcATTTTAAAGAGACACAAGTTTTCTCATCAAAACTGTTGTTTGTTCGGTCCATAATTTAGAGGGAAACTCAGGTTCTACAGTGATGGTTTAAAACATGGCTTTTGTAACACCAGCCCTGCAgttataaattgcattttgatATGGGCAATAATCTTACCTGCTCCCTTATAGTATCCACACACATAAACCTTTCCCCCCACAACACCAGCATTCGAGGCATTTGTGTGCAATGCCAGCTGTGCACATGGTAGCGAAGGTCCATCCCTCCAACAATCCCCGTCTGGGTTGTAGATCTCTACAGCATCAAGACAATGGCGTGATTGCCCTCGGTCCACACCCTCACATCCAATACCACCTATAGTATCAACAATAGTGCCATTGTGAAAAAGCAAAGAACCATTAGTTTGCTATTATACCTTACCTCCCATTCTAAATCTTACCCATAACAAAGATTTCTCCATTGAGCACAACTGCACTACATCTGTATTTTGAATACTTCATTGGAGCCAATGTTTTCCACTTGTTTATGGTTGGATCATACTCAAATAGGCAGTTACTAAGGCAGTCTGGCTCATCATCCATTCGGTGTGACTGGTTGGTTgagaggaagagaaagagagaggacatGATGAAGACCAGCAAGAATTATAAATTAGATGTAGTGGTCTAAtccagtggtccccaaccaccagTCCACGGACCGCTATCGGGCCAGTCCGTCAGagtaaaaaatgttgaaattttgCCATCAGAAAACTAACATAGATTGGAAGTATTACTTAAATGATAAATTAGCATTTTAATGTGATCACCAGAGAGTTTTAATATCAAGAAAGTGAgtaatttattacatttttgtacTGTTTTTGTGACTTTCCACCCCTTTGCAACCTctacttttatatatatttgagcattaacttttttttgttatacctGTGGTGTTTTACCTCCGATGACATACAGACGATCCTTCAGTGTGACCACATTGTGATAAGCCAGGGGAATTGGTAAAGGAGCAGCACTCCTCCAAGGTCCTCCCCGTAGAGGCCACCGTGCCACACTATTAGTGATAAGAAGCTGGTTCTTCAGCTTCATCAGCCCACCAATCAGATATAAGGTTTCGCCCAAGGTACCTAGCCCATAAGAATCACGATACTCTGCTGATGTCAGATGTTCCCAGGTTCCTTGGGATTCCACTTTGTATCTGGCAAACCAAACAGCAATAAGTGCCAAACTTTGTTTCACAGTTTAATTGAATACCCATGATTCCTCTCACCTATAAAGCTCTACATCCATTTCCTTTTTTCGGGACATTCTTCGAGCACCAGCCTCTCCTGACACTATAATGTCATTTTCTTCAGTGACAACCCCTGCACATACATAACCTAAAGCTTCTCCATATCTAGGTGAAGTTATGTAGTATGTTCGATTGGTTGATGGGGCATAGCAGAAGCTACGTTCGCTATAGTTGCAATATCTTGACCTAATTCCATTGCTGTCATTACCAATACAGAGCAGCAAATCCGTAGTTTCCATCCCATAGCGCAACTTAAGTTGACGTGGTACTGCAGATGGATGCAGTTGTAGATCTTCCAAAGCTTGGTTCATAATCTCCATACTCTCAGCATCAGAGAGCAAGGCTGTATTCCTTTTCATTGTCTCTTTTAAATAGTCTGGATGGATTAATGGTAGGCGAACTTTACTGAGAAGTTCAGGAAGATGCTTACTACGTACTTCTCTTTCCGCCTCAAAACTGTGTTGGGTCCATTGAAGAACCAAATCTAAAATAGTTTCTTCTCTTGAAATATTGAGGTCATCTGAACTGATCAGCTTTCCTAGATGATAGGCCTCCAGCTCTAAAATTTCTTCATTCTGGCACACTTGGACAAACTGTTGCCTCAAGAATCGCTGAGCTTGATCGGCTAGTTCCTCTGCACCAAGATCTCGGGCAAAGTAAAACACACCCAGGCAGTTAGAGGCATCCATGTTTTCAATCATATGCTGCTGGCACAGATTAAATACATCATCCATCTGAAGCAGAAAGGCTGTAATCGAGAGTCCTTGCACATTTGCGTTGGCGATAGGAAGATCTGAGGTGTACATGTAGTTCAGTAGAAGAGCTAAGCTATCTGCAGAGGTGTCGTGAAGAAATACTTCTCTGTCGTTGCACTCACGGAGTCCACATGTAAACATTGCACGAAAATAAGGGCTGAAGGCAGATAAAACAAGTCTGTGACAGGGAAAGCTTGCCCCCTCAGCAACTAACACTACATCTGTCAAGTGCTCCGTTTCCCTCATCTTCCTTACTTGCTCAAGCAGAATTAGTCCATGTTTGGAAGTAAAATCCATCTTTGCTTCaagatttaaatgttaaaagtaCATGTGTAAATACTTGAGATTGGGGGACCTCTGGAAAAGAGAAGTGATAATGTctgaataaataatcattacattttgtaGTTTAGCTCAAACTATACAAAGCGTATTAATTGAGGAATCTGCTTTTGGAAAAGTTTATTATTAAGTTTTGACCGAAGCAAACTAACGATTCAGTAATATGATTTAAGCAGGCTGCCAATATTCTTAATATAATCAGATACTTCAGTTGACATCCTCATATTTCCAAGTAGACTTGATAAACATGCAATTGATTGACTTGTTCAAAAAGATATGGCCTTACCAAATTCATTAGCTTTTCTCGCTCAGAAGAACATTACACATCTTGGTTCTTCATCGCACAGCATGTTATTGCATTCGGCAGAGAGTCTGAGTCACTACAGAAGGAAAGATATTTAACTCTGCCACTGTTCTGGGCCTCTGAGCTACTGCCCCTAAAATAGACTGTGTTTTCATAACCTAGATCAGTTGAGGGTTATAGTTGAGTGGTCCGAGGGGCTTTAAAATGTTACTTCATGTACGCTGGACACTATAATTCAATTTGAGAATCATGTTATTTCATTATGTATATCGTTATTTGTTCAAATTTGGAGTTTATTTCTCTCATGAAGATCCCCCTGCAATGATTGCAATGAAAAGTTCACAGTGCCGACTCAAATTTCATGGTTGCTCTTTTACACTCCCAGTAGAGTGGAGGCTTGTTTTGAAGGGAGTCATTGCAACAATATTTTGCAAAATTTTACATGCAGATGACAGATGGGACATGAATCATCTTGCCTTTTCAAATGGGtagatatttttaaacattgccTGTCACACTGCTTTCTGAAAATTATTGCCCACTATTGTCTAAACTTTAAGATGACAGACACGGTTTATTAGACTTACTATCGCTTCTGAATGGAAAATGAGCATGcttgataaaaaatacaatacaagacAGAGacatttgatttaatttcatttgGGAAATACATGTAGCAACAATAAAAATGGATCAAAGACAAGGCAACATGCGTTAAACTGAGtgtgttttttggtcattgCAACAATAAATTATTCTCAAAGGTTTTCATTAGCAGTCTCAGTTAAGTGCAATTTTATAACAACATCAAAACATGTGCAGCTAGTAGTTCATGCAAATGGTTTCTACAGTTCCCTTGGAAGGACATTTTTAGTGCAACATTCCCGAAATGGGACATCTAACTAAAACCCAGTCAATTCAATAAATAACATGTTAACAAAACGTGAGGAGAAAGTGCCTTAAACGTTGCATAAAACCCACTGTGACCTCATTCCCTGAATGAATGTTGTGGTCGCCCACTGTGTTCTGTGCAGGACAGTGGGGAGAGGGAGGGGCTTGTGAGCTAGAGCTACAATTCTTCATGGTTATTGGAATTTACTGTCagatcttcatcatcttcatcctctTGCTGATGGGATACCAGCTGCTCGTAGCGAGCCTGGCGCTTGTAGTCTGGATCAATGTTGATCCATTTATTGGCAACCCACTTAGTGCCATGGGTTACAACACAACCTCCATGCAAAGCATATTCATCCTGCTCTCCCACCCACcctgcaaaggaaaaaaaacaacactattgttcctaatgaggataaaacagttaagaaaattagatgagatgtgATATAGACAATGAAGCTTTTGTGAATCTCAGGGATGGAAATTGAAAGTCATTATGTACTGTACCTCTTCCGTCCGAAAGGTAGTTGTACCACAAAACAGCTTTCCCTTTGGTTGGTTTTACTCTTAGGTTACTCTTGTCGCAATTCCTCCTGGTGTCCATGAGATCAACATCATTCTGAATAAGagacttaaaaaatatacacatatacacacaattaGCTACGAAGGGCTGTCagtgataaaataaaacatgcatggtaggctggatgaacattctaaattgtccctacaTGTGAATCtgggtgtgattggttgtttgtctctgtatgCCTTTGTAATTGGTTGGGCACCGCATTCAGAGTGTACCCTGGCTACAGtttgctgggatatgctccagcacccccgagccAATGGTCTTGGCAGCATTTTACTTGTGCGAAAGATAATCCTGAATTGAATCCTAGTTAGCCATGGTGAGTTTTCCTTCCTGTCACATGCAATTACTGACAAACAAAAAAGCTCAAGCAACAATGAAAGACATGCACATCACTCTACTTTTACACAAATGTGTTCACATGACTATATTTGCAGACAATTACGCACCACTTCTTCAAAGGTCCTGTTGTCTGCAACAGGGAATGCGGTCTCCCCGCCCCCTTCAACAGAGTTCAGGTAGAAGAGAACAGTGATGTACCTAAGTGTGCGACACACAACTTTTAAAAAACCTCGCACAAATAACACAATGGTTCAAACACACATGAACAAACGAGTAACATAAACCAGCATGCTGTTGTTGTAAATGTGGTAAAAAGACAATTGGGATTTCAAATGATTTGGCAATTaggccccccaaaaatgtctgtGCACAAGCCtgaaaaaacacactttatgTCTAATAAATAGCCATTAGTCAGACCTGCAAGATGTTTCGAAAGGGGTGGAGGCATTAGCTGCGAGGCGCGTGTGAGTACAGGCGGTTTCTGGATAGAATGGCCCACTGTCGTGATGAGCGTGGTAGTGCCCGCCCTCTTCATAGCGAACCACCTGCAGCGGCTCACTTAAGTCCACCAATGTAGTCGGGAGACGTGTGAGGCGTGTCACCcttaaaaaagcaaatattttactTATTCCTTGCCCTGTTTTGTTAGATTAAAAACCGCCAACAAGTTAGGGATTGTAAATGGTGAGACTAACTGCAGATTGAAACTTTTTGGTTGAATTGCAACAAAAGCAGGGTTGCACCACATTTCCTCCTCAcctctttttaatgttttgaagAACTTGATGACTTCCTTTCCCTTGGTAGAGCCAAGTATGTCTACTGTTCCTCACCAACTGGCTCCTTTTAACCCCCTGTTGCATCAAAAAGCGCTGGAAGGCATCGGGACTCAGGAGCTCGAACTCTTCTAAATTTAGCAAACCTGcagcaaattttaaaaaaaatcctcagaaTATGATGGAATTTGGTGTAAGGTATGTGGGAGTCTGCTGGGATAACCTCAGAACAACCACCACAACCCTTACGAAGATTCACAGTACGCAAGATGACTGAACACATGAGGTCTggtaacattttaattattctgCCACATCCAACCTTAAATCATTAATTTAATGTAATACTCATCCAATGATATTACTGTAAGAATGGCTTCTTACCATTGCCATCTTTGTCCGCGTTGAGACCAGTATAGATCTCTTGCAAATTCTCCGGCGTAAGCCAAATGCCATCCCGCACTCGTGAATGGGTCAGAATCTGTCAAAGGCAATTGATTGGATGAGTTCACAACTATGAACAATGACACACCAAAGGCAATGTTGCA
Encoded here:
- the kbtbd12 gene encoding kelch repeat and BTB domain-containing protein 12, which translates into the protein MDFTSKHGLILLEQVRKMRETEHLTDVVLVAEGASFPCHRLVLSAFSPYFRAMFTCGLRECNDREVFLHDTSADSLALLLNYMYTSDLPIANANVQGLSITAFLLQMDDVFNLCQQHMIENMDASNCLGVFYFARDLGAEELADQAQRFLRQQFVQVCQNEEILELEAYHLGKLISSDDLNISREETILDLVLQWTQHSFEAEREVRSKHLPELLSKVRLPLIHPDYLKETMKRNTALLSDAESMEIMNQALEDLQLHPSAVPRQLKLRYGMETTDLLLCIGNDSNGIRSRYCNYSERSFCYAPSTNRTYYITSPRYGEALGYVCAGVVTEENDIIVSGEAGARRMSRKKEMDVELYRYKVESQGTWEHLTSAEYRDSYGLGTLGETLYLIGGLMKLKNQLLITNSVARWPLRGGPWRSAAPLPIPLAYHNVVTLKDRLYVIGGKTPQSHRMDDEPDCLSNCLFEYDPTINKWKTLAPMKYSKYRCSAVVLNGEIFVMGGIGCEGVDRGQSRHCLDAVEIYNPDGDCWRDGPSLPCAQLALHTNASNAGVVGGKVYVCGYYKGADRNDDLTKDILELNPWKNRWTLVARRALMHDNYDVCLVASLNPRGLISPPSDQQ
- the p4htmb gene encoding transmembrane prolyl 4-hydroxylase codes for the protein MTHKEEERTDSSRTASDSAPPRLGRPPGERLPGPKATSVCSRSYFVVVMVFFHVYIINVIALLLYVHYSSGQEDAKPAPPYDDGSNSDRRNSQSPRPPFKASLPRDISLPRIEGIRVGHVQKVSLVPGKVHEMRTLSLKPLLFEIPEFLSEDECRIVMQLAQLKGLMESQLMVQDGQEELAKELNLSPEEIFNLLDINQDGQLQLHEILTHSRVRDGIWLTPENLQEIYTGLNADKDGNGLLNLEEFELLSPDAFQRFLMQQGVKRSQLVRNSRHTWLYQGKGSHQVLQNIKKRVTRLTRLPTTLVDLSEPLQVVRYEEGGHYHAHHDSGPFYPETACTHTRLAANASTPFETSCRYITVLFYLNSVEGGGETAFPVADNRTFEEVSLIQNDVDLMDTRRNCDKSNLRVKPTKGKAVLWYNYLSDGRGWVGEQDEYALHGGCVVTHGTKWVANKWINIDPDYKRQARYEQLVSHQQEDEDDEDLTVNSNNHEEL